The Vitis vinifera cultivar Pinot Noir 40024 chromosome 8, ASM3070453v1 genome segment ACTTCTCTTCCATCCTCTGCTACTGTAACTACTATAACTAAGCCTCTCTCTATCTCGCTCTAGTGGTCAAACTGAAAGTGACTCTTTTATGGACCTCCATGAACTAGATTTAGAACCAACTAATCTGCAGCCTATTAAGTGATACTAAACCCTCTTCCTTCCACCAAATTTAACTCCAGTGGTGTGAACTCCTACCATACCAAAACCTGCAGATCCTTTCAGAAGTTCCAGATGGATGGAGGGAAAGCTGGCTCTTCATACATACCATAGCCCTGGAAGCTACTGGCATCTGTTCCTTGATGATCCTCTATTCCACGCATCTCGATCAGTGCATCCCAGTTGAAACTTTCCTCAGCAAAACCCACAAGCTCATCGTCATCTTTTAATGAAGATTCGGGTGCTGCAAAACCTTCTGCTGCATTGCTTCCTTCTGACTGACATTCATCCTTAAGTATTCCCAGTTGCTGAAGAAACTCATTGAGATCAATCTGAGGCTTCTCTTCACGTTCTTCTGGTATCTGTTCTGATGAAAATTCCACATCTTTGTTGTTAGTTCTAGGACTTTCATGAGTTTTGTTGGGGGCTTTGTCATTCATGTTTTGAGCATCAGTTTTTGAATCACAGGAAGAAGAACTAGAAGAAGAGGATTGATTGAGAACCCCGTTCTTCTTAAGCTCTTGGAGCCGCTGATGAATGACATGAACACTGGGTTGTGCATTTATATTAAGCAACCCACAAGAAGGAAACATTGAAATGAAGTTCTTGGAGGGAAACCATTTTAACTTCTGAGATTTGTTTGATGGGTTGAAGTTAGATTGCAGGTGGGGTAGATTGAGATAAGCATCTGGCCCATACAATCGCCTCGCAGCTTCATCGTAAGCCATGGCAGCTTCCTCGGCAGTCGCAAAAGAGCCCAACCAAAGTCTGGTTCTCTTCTTGGGCTCCCTGATTTCTGCAACCCATTTCCCCCAGGTTCTTTGCCTAACACCACGATACTCGCATGTAGCATTCTGAGGCCCTCCCTTGCCTCTCGTGGGACCTTTCTTCCATGGCTTTAATGGAGATTTTCTGTTATTCTCCATGCTTCTACTGAAGGGGAAGGGAAGGGGTGAATGAGAGGAGAGTGATGGTGGTGGGTTTGGGAATGCAAAAACTGGGAAGAAAGGCGCGGGATATGTAGTGAGTGAGAGTGGTGTTCACTGCCTTGGTTTAAATGTTGTCACGTTTTGTAGAAAGTTTTCAACCCATGTGACCGTTGGTTTGTATAATCAGGTAATTTAAAATTCCTCTGCTCATTTCCCTCTTTTTATGCATCTATTTATGCATGCATGCATATCCATCTATTGCACTcatacataaaatattatatcaggGAATGTATAAACAAAAAGcaaaatgattttgtttttttctcactttcttGACCATATAAAATCTATTGTTGAAGATGGGATCAGGTTTTGCCAGGTGGAGTAGTATGGACTAAGTAGTCTGGCCCAGTGGGCATGGCATTTGGCAGAAAGACGTCCAAGTCATATGGCATTAAGTGTAAGTGGTGGTGACCAAGATCGTTTGACATGCTTTGAATCTCCCTCGGATTCTCTCTTGTTTCTGCAAGAGAGAAGGGTTCTTGAGAGTTGAATATTGCATTGGGAAAAAGGAGAAGCACCTCAcaacattttaggttttcacGAGACCTCTAATTCACATGTTTTGCTGCCATTCACCACTTGATTCCCGGGACTCATCACCTTTATCCCATGCTCCACTCCCTCATGTATCCTCTCCCTATATATAATTTGTACACACTATTATTACCATGGTCTGGAAATGCATAAATCCTATCACATGATGCTCTTCATACGGTAATAACAATGCTTCTgatgatcatcatcatcatcatggcAACAAGGGTGATGAACTGATGGTGTGGGTATATGGATTTGGCAATAAGATGAAAATATGACTATTAGcacatttttatttgaaattaggCATATAATCAAGAAATAGTTATAATTTTGATTGGTTTGGCATTATGAAAGTGATTATCAACCAATGAGAACATTATAGTGATGGCATGGTCATGATGCAAAATGTGATATTACCAAAAGCTTTGAGTCAAAACTCCTTTAATGCATCGTTTTTTTAAATCTAGATTTATATTCTATACGGCatgaaatgataataaaattagaGTGTTTTTTATAGTGATCTTATGAAgtgtttctaacttttttagtacttgaaagatgaaaattttcaagtattaaaaatattaaaaatccttcctaaaatcactactaaacacATTTTCATTTGTCAAATCTCAATTTATGGCGACAAACATGTTTCTAGAATAGGTATCgagtaaaaaaggaaaaagaattcacTGTTAGCTGATAAATAAAACCATTtcttttgaaatgtttttaactatATATTTTAGTATGAATTCACTGTTCTGGAATGTGTACCCTGAACAGCTCAAAATGAATGTACAAAACATTatcaaaaagccaaaaaaatatGCAGGAAAAAGAGCAAGAAAAGATGCAAGGCCCATTATAAACATCTAGAAACTAATTACTTTATACAGGACCAAAAAAGGCTTAACAACATTCACTCATTTCAAAACCTCTTACATTCCAATCTCATCACGCTTGCATATCTTTAGCTCTGGGTTCCAAATCCACCAGTAGAGTCAGCTGCAATGATTGAAAGAAATATTCTTCagaattaattttgaacttGCAGAAGCTGGTGTTTAAGCCAACCAGTGCATAATGCAATTGAATCTTACTGCCAAATAACCAAATGGTAATCTGTGGGAAAGACAAACTGAAAGAAAAATCCATGTTTTTCCAAGACTTCTCATGAATCTTACATCAAGACACACAGCGGATATTCCAGAGATCCAATAGAGGAAATCTtaccaataaaaataaacatgagaaaattttgagaacattAAAGACAAGCAGGGAAATAGACATAATGGATTAGCTTATTccagaaagaaaaagggaaaaaggctAAGGAAACAGACACAGCGACTTATGGCATAACAAAAGACATGGTTCTCAATAGagttgaataaaaagaaaagatccATGCATTTTATTCCATAAAGTTAGGACGCTGCTACCATTTTTTAACCCTCTTGTTGGCCAAGGAGCCAGGGTACACAAGTGCAACTGATTTGTTCCACAGATGTTGAACCATTTCTTCTCttgtcaaaaacaaaattaattcatagGCAAATAACTCCAACAACCTGCATGCTGTATTTGGATTCAAAACttaataactatatatatatttgataggcAAATGAGAATATATTATGAGTGTTAATAAAAAATGGGCACACACCTAGTAGACACAAAGTACACATctaaaaagcaaaaagaaacaGCCAACAACCACAAACTAATCTAATAACTAGAACATAACCACTCAATGAAGTTTGTCAAGGATGGGAAACCAGAACATCATCTTGAAGAGATTGGTTTATGCCTTGCACCCTTAAAAGGTTCTTGAATTACATTGCTTCCAAATTGTCTAGAATAGGCAAAGAGGAACTGTTCTCCAGgccttttttctcttctttccctCAAAGCTCTCATTCCAACCCATTAACAATATTTGACAAGATGAAGGAGAACCcagaaaatgataaataaagaTAATGGAAAGTGTCACAGCCCATTAGCTTTCCCACAATAGATGAGGAGATAGCCTGTTGTTTCTTCTAAGTTGGTCCATGGTTATGATCCTTTCCTGCTTCTCATGTGAAGAAACCCACTTTGTtagaagccaaacagcctcacACCATCTTTGGGAGAAAATCCCTTCGAATTTTATATAGTCTTCAAGCTATCGACTTGGGAATAACAAAAAGGGACATGATGTAAATTGATAGGCTGCTAAgagtaccattttttttttttaacagaagCTGGTAAAGAGAACTTTTTAACAAAGTCTCCTATCTTTTGAGAGGTATCGTAGAGTCACCATTTCTTTataaagaagaaagataaaaaatagcGCATAATTTAAATATAGTTGATATTTTACCATTATCAGAGAGTTCAACAAAACTTCACTTTGATTTTGGGCTTCCTTTGCAAATGTTTCTCCATTTATCCTTGAGGTCAATTGTGGTACGACCTCTCTGAAATACAGT includes the following:
- the LOC100252184 gene encoding dehydration-responsive element-binding protein 2F, whose protein sequence is MENNRKSPLKPWKKGPTRGKGGPQNATCEYRGVRQRTWGKWVAEIREPKKRTRLWLGSFATAEEAAMAYDEAARRLYGPDAYLNLPHLQSNFNPSNKSQKLKWFPSKNFISMFPSCGLLNINAQPSVHVIHQRLQELKKNGVLNQSSSSSSSSCDSKTDAQNMNDKAPNKTHESPRTNNKDVEFSSEQIPEEREEKPQIDLNEFLQQLGILKDECQSEGSNAAEGFAAPESSLKDDDELVGFAEESFNWDALIEMRGIEDHQGTDASSFQGYGMYEEPAFPPSIWNF